From one Triticum urartu cultivar G1812 chromosome 3, Tu2.1, whole genome shotgun sequence genomic stretch:
- the LOC125547689 gene encoding endo-1,4-beta-xylanase 1-like — protein MAFAEEELALAMKLRADGGSSTEEESSIAMKLTEDGGSEDEEEEPALPVNLLEHRGGSCSELADGGLGGWASTGSSTLSVHHDHAPPPLSATAEDVPCAHRRKPSGRYVLAAHRADEKDGLCREMPCAPKPKVTYRVAGWVALEGGPSADGGHPVHVEVRTHDGARVGGGVLVAEPGKWAEIKGAFRVDEHPRHAEVYVHGPPAGVDIKVMDMRVCAVDKIARLRHLRKKTDKVRKRDVVLKFNPRSEDGADADAAAAAVKGASIRVVQVENSFPIGACISKSSIQNPAFVDFFTKHFDWAVLENELKWYYTEAVQGQVSYADADELIAFCDRLKKPVRGHCIFWAVENSVQPWVRALNTDQLRAAVESRIRGLVSRYSGRFPHYEVNNEMLHGAFFRQRLGDDIDAHMFRETAAIDPAPALFVNDYNVESANDPNATPEKYVALITDLQRRGAAVGGIGVQGHVTYPVGDVICDALDKLAATELPVWITELDVSAADEAVRADDLEVVLREAFAHPAVEGIMLWGFMQGHMWRSHGQLVNADGTISQAGNRFMGLRQEWTSHARGKVDANGHFKFRGFHGKYVVELAAGAGGKQVRRAFDVHKGDEPLVVDMNL, from the exons ATGGCATTCGCTGAG GAGGAGCTGGCGCTTGCAATGAAGCTCAGGGCGGACGGCGGCAGCAGCACGGAGGAAGAGTCGTCCATCGCCATGAAGCTGACGGAGGACGGCGGCagcgaagacgaggaggaggagcctgCCCTCCCTGTGAACCTGCTCGAGCACCGTGGCGGCTCCTGCTCGGAGTTGGCTGACGGCGGCCTAGGCGGCTGGGCATCGACCGGCTCGAGCACGCTCTCGGTGCACCACGACCACGCGCCGCCTCCGCTCTCGGCCACGGCGGAGGACGTGCCGTGCGCGCACAGGCGGAAGCCGAGCGGCCGGTACGTCCTCGCCGCGCACCGGGcggacgagaaggacggcctatGCCGGGAGATGCCTTGCGCGCCCAAGCCCAAGGTCACGTACCGGGTGGCCGGCTGGGTTGCCCTGGAGGGTGGCCCCAGCGCGGACGGCGGCCACCCCGTGCACGTCGAGGTCCGCACGCACGACGGCgcgcgggtcggcggcggcgtgCTGGTGGCCGAGCCGGGGAAGTGGGCCGAGATCAAGGGCGCGTTCCGGGTCGACGAGCACCCGCGCCACGCCGAGGTTTACGTCCATGGCCCGCCGGCCGGGGTGGACATCAAGGTCATGGACATGCGCGTGTGCGCCGTGGACAAGATCGCAAGGCTCAGGCACCTCAGGAAGAAGACGGACAAG GTGCGCAAGCGTGATGTGGTGCTCAAGTTCAACCCGCGGTCGGAGGACGGGGCCGACGccgatgcggcggcggcggccgtgAAGGGCGCGTCCATCCGCGTGGTGCAGGTGGAGAACAGCTTCCCGATCGGCGCGTGCATCAGCAAGTCGTCCATCCAGAACCCGGCGTTCGTCGACTTCTTCACCAAGCACTTCGACTGGGCGGTGCTGGAGAACGAGCTCAAGTGGTATTACACGGAGGCGGTGCAAGGGCAGGTGAGCTACGCCGACGCCGACGAGCTCATCGCCTTCTGCGACCGGCTCAAGAAGCCGGTGCGCGGGCACTGCATCTTCTGGGCCGTGGAGAACTCGGTGCAGCCGTGGGTCCGCGCCCTCAACACCGACCAGCTCAGGGCCGCCGTTGAGTCCCGCATCCGGGGCCTCGTCTCCCGCTACAGCGGCCGCTTCCCGCACTACGAGGTGAACAACGAGATGCTCCACGGCGCCTTCTTCCGGCAGCGCCTCGGCGACGACATCGACGCGCACATGTTCCGCGAGACGGCGGCGATCGACCCGGCGCCGGCGCTGTTCGTCAACGACTACAACGTGGAGAGCGCCAACGACCCCAACGCGACGCCGGAGAAGTACGTGGCGCTGATCACCGACCTGCAGAGGCGCGGCGCGGCCGTGGGCGGGATCGGGGTGCAGGGCCACGTGACGTACCCGGTGGGCGACGTCATCTGCGACGCGCTGGACAAGCTGGCGGCGACGGAGCTCCCCGTGTGGATCACGGAGCTGGACGTGTCGGCGGCGGACGAGGCGGTGCGCGCCGACGACCTGGAGGTGGTGCTGCGGGAGGCGTTCGCGCACCCGGCCGTGGAGGGGATCATGCTCTGGGGGTTCATGCAGGGCCACATGTGGCGCTCCCACGGCCAGCTCGTCAACGCCGACGGCACGATCAGCCAGGCCGGGAACAGGTTCATGGGGCTCCGGCAGGAGTGGACGTCGCACGCGCGCGGGAAGGTGGACGCCAACGGCCACTTCAAGTTCAGGGGGTTCCACGGCAAGTACGTCGTGGAGCtggccgccggcgccggcgggAAGCAGGTCAGGCGCGCGTTCGACGTTCACAAGGGGGACGAGCCGCTCGTCGTGGACATGAACCTCTGA